One window of the Anolis sagrei isolate rAnoSag1 chromosome 5, rAnoSag1.mat, whole genome shotgun sequence genome contains the following:
- the C5H4orf17 gene encoding uncharacterized protein C4orf17 homolog encodes MNINFKAQPEPELTPYGKATYFVCRHTPHPKTVCHIKGKGLNDAPICTVKDRGINEGHVILPGPTYNQLYKHTGTTGDASVPRNILPNLPTLKTEQFMRDEITRKIPNTPMLKQKDDLMRKFPGDRATDRRLSPGQAMRYRPEITENFNYAPTYLEYEIQILEKLRDILQTDSLAEIQNWLSKATIKEKEFVSNFIRADVTTRDLLNYQQKPEKESEVQNLNLRALLKSQKVQKRILDEDNQARTSTQGSETGKDSRAERGKHNSLSSEKIRIPTSEDVTLEDTPSRQPTRQSFPHSRASLQTSSQLLYRKSRSKRHHLTSKEGARI; translated from the exons ATGAATATCAATTTCAAAGCCCAACCTGAGCCTGAGCTGACACCTTATGGGAAAGCAACTTACTTTGTTTGCAGGCACACTCCACATCCTAAGACAGTGTGccacattaaaggtaaag GATTAAATGATGCCCCAATCTGTACTGTAAAAGACCGAGGAATCAATGAAGGGCACGTCATTTTACCAGGACCAACATACAATCAGCTATACAAGCACACAGGAACAACTGGTGATGCTTCTGTTCCCAGAAACATTTTGCCAAACCTACCCACACTGAAAACTGAGC AATTTATGAGAGATGAGATCACAAGAAAAATACCAAACACCCCGATGTTAAAGCAAAAG GATGATCTTATGAGGAAATTTCCAGGAGACCGTGCCACGGACCGCCGTCTTTCACCTGGCCAGGCGATGCGTTACAGGCCAGAGATCACAGAGAATTTTAATTATGCCCCAACCTACTTGGAATATGAAATACAA ATCCTTGAAAAGCTTCGTGATATTTTACAAACGGATTCTCTTGCAGAGATCCAAAATTGGCTATCAAAGGCAACTATAAAAG AGAAAGAGTTTGTGTCAAATTTCATACGCGCTGATGTGACCACACGTGATCTGTTGAACTATCAGcaaaagccagagaaggaaagtGAAGTGCAGAATCTGAATTTGCGGGCTCTGCTGAAATCTCAAAAAGTTCAGAAAAGAATACTAGATGAAGACAACCAGGCCAG GACTTCAACCCAAGGATCAGAAACTGGTAAAGATTCAAGAGCAG AAAGGGGCAAACATAATTCACTCTCAAGTGAGAAAATCAGAATCCCAACGTCAGAGGATGTAACATTAGAAGACACTCCCAGCAGACAACCCACTCGGCAAAGTTTCCCTCACTCCCGTGCATCACTACAAACCAGCAGTCAGTTGCTGTACAGGAAGTCTCGCTCTAAGCGACACCACctcacttccaaagaaggagctcgtATTTAG
- the LOC132776977 gene encoding alcohol dehydrogenase 1A — translation MSTAGKVIKCKAAIAWEIKKPLSIEQIEVSPPKAHEVRIKILATGICRSDDHVISGAFAMPLPMVLGHEAAGVVESVGEGVTCVKPGDKVIPLFVPQCGKCSSCKSTKGNLCTVNDLSSGQGLMPDGTSRFTCKGKSLHHFISTSTFTEYTVVHETAVVKIDDAAPLEKVCLIGCGFSTGYGAAVKTAQVEPGSTCAVFGLGGVGLSAVMGCKAAGASRIIGVDINKDKFPKAKELGATECVNPLDFKKPINEVLFDLTGGEGVDYSFEVIGRTDTMTAALASCHNNYGTSVIVGVPPSAAQITFDPMLLFTGRTWKGSVFGGWKSKDSVPKLVSDFMGKKFILDPLITHTMPFEKINEGFELLRSGKSIRTVLTF, via the exons ATGAGTACTGCTGGCAAA gtcattaaatgcaaagcagccATTGCCTGGGAGATTAAGAAACCCCTGAGCATTGAACAGATAGAAGTAAGCCCCCCAAAGGCTCATGAAGTTCGCATTAAG ATTTTGGCCACAGGGATATGTCGCTCAGATGACCATGTGATCAGTGGTGCTTTTGCTATGCCTTTACCAATGGTTCTGGGCCATGAAGCAGCTGGCGTTGTGGAGAGCGTTGGAGAGGGAGTCACCTGTGTAAAACCAG GAGACAAAGTAATCCCACTCTTTGTTCCACAGTGTGGAAAATGCAGCTCTTGCAAAAGTACCAAAGGCAACCTCTGTACTGTAAATGA CCTCAGTAGTGGCCAGGGCTTAATGCCAGATGGTACCAGCAGGTTCACTTGCAAAGGAAAGAGTCTTCACCATTTCATCAGCACCAGTACCTTCACTGAATACACTGTGGTGCATGAAACTGCAGTGGTCAAGATTGATGATGCTGCCCCTTTGGAAAAAGTATGTCTGATTGGCTGTGGGTTTTCTACTGGTTATGGAGCAGCTGTTAAAACAGCACAG GTGGAGCCTGGGTCTACCTGTGCTGTTTTTGGCTTGGGAGGAGTTGGTCTCTCTGCAGTGATGGGTTGCAAAGCAGCTGGAGCCTCCCGAATCATTGGAGTTGACATCAACAAGGACAAATTTCCTAAAGCGAAAGAGTTGGGAGCCACCGAGTGTGTCAACCCCCTGGATTTCAAGAAGCCCATCAACGAAGTGCTGTTTGATTTGACAGGTGGAGAAGGCGTAGACTATTCATTTGAAGTGATTGGGCGTACAGATACCATG ACTGCGGCTCTGGCTTCTTGCCACAACAACTATGGAACCAGTGTGATTGTGGGGGTGcctccttcagcagctcagatCACTTTTGATCCAATGTTGCTTTTCACAGGACGTACCTGGAAAGGATCAGTCTTTGGAG GATGGAAGAGCAAGGACTCTGTCCCTAAACTCGTTTCTGATTTCATGGGGAAGAAATTCATTTTGGATCCACTGATAACACATACAATGCCTTTTGAGAAAATTAATGAAGGATTTGAACTGCTCAGGTCAGGAAAGAG